ATGCGCCTTACGCTCCCGGTCGACACCACGGTGAACCGGCTGCGTTCGGCGTTGGCGGGACGCGAGCCGGTTTCGGTCCTTCTGGTCGACCAAGGGGAGCCCGTGGCCGTGTTTCCGGCCGAATGGACGCGGTTCCTACAGTATCTCCCGCCAGACATGCCGGTACGCGCGGCCAGCCTTCCCGCGCGCTGCGTGGCGGAAACCCTGCCGCTGGAGACCGTCTTGCGTGAAGAGTCCCCCGGGCAGGCGGCCTACGTCACCGTTGACGACGCGGGGAAACCCGCCGGGATCCTCACCCCCGATCGGCTGTTCCGCGCCTTGCGCAATGGGGCGATGGCCCTTTCCGCCCTCGTCGACGCGCTGGCGGAGACCACGTCCGACGCCGTCACCGTGGTGGACGCCTCGGGCCGGGTCCTCCTGTGGAACCGCGCGGCCGAGGCCATCTACCGCATTCCCAAGCGGGAGATCATCGGCCAGCCGATCGCGTCCTTCTTCCCGGCCGGGGCGATCAAGGTGCTCGAACTGCTGGAGCGGCGCGTTCCGGTGCGGCGGCTGTACCACGTTCCGCGGCCCGATCGCCACGTGGTGATCGACGCCGCGCCCGTGGAGCACGATGGGGAGCTCCTCGGCGCCGTGGCCTTCGAGGAAGACATCTCCGACCTGGTGCGGCTGCGCGACGAGTTGTCCACGGCCCAGTCCCACCTTCGCTCGCTGCAGGAAGCGATCACGCACACGCGGAACGACGATCCCTTTGCCGCCATTCGCGGCCGCTCCCCGCTGGTCAAGCGGGTGGTGGCCATGGCGCGGAAAGTGGCGGCCACCGACGTCACGGTGCTCATCACCGGGGAAAGCGGGGTCGGCAAAGAGCTCTTCGCCCAGGCCCTGCATCGCGCCAGCCGGCGGGCCAAGGGACCCTTTGTGGCCCTCAACTGCGCGGCCATCCCGGTGACGCTGTTTGAAAGCGAGCTGTTCGGCTACCAGGCCGGCGCGTTCACGGGCGCCGAACGGAGCGGCAAACCGGGCAAGTTGGAGCTGGCCCGCGGCGGGACGCTCTTCCTCGATGAGATTGGGGAACTTCCGCTCGAGTTGCAGGCCAAGCTCTTGCGCGTGCTCCAAGAGCGCCAGTTTTACCGCATCGGCGGGACCAAGCCCCTGCCCCTCGAAGC
This genomic interval from Calditerricola satsumensis contains the following:
- a CDS encoding sigma-54 interaction domain-containing protein, which gives rise to MSNALRLLMQPVGDLAEPMRLTLPVDTTVNRLRSALAGREPVSVLLVDQGEPVAVFPAEWTRFLQYLPPDMPVRAASLPARCVAETLPLETVLREESPGQAAYVTVDDAGKPAGILTPDRLFRALRNGAMALSALVDALAETTSDAVTVVDASGRVLLWNRAAEAIYRIPKREIIGQPIASFFPAGAIKVLELLERRVPVRRLYHVPRPDRHVVIDAAPVEHDGELLGAVAFEEDISDLVRLRDELSTAQSHLRSLQEAITHTRNDDPFAAIRGRSPLVKRVVAMARKVAATDVTVLITGESGVGKELFAQALHRASRRAKGPFVALNCAAIPVTLFESELFGYQAGAFTGAERSGKPGKLELARGGTLFLDEIGELPLELQAKLLRVLQERQFYRIGGTKPLPLEARIIAATNRRLDEEVAAGRFRADLYYRLNVVTLEIPPLRERPEDIPELVQAFLFECASRYDKPVPVLTPEALAALMRYPWPGNVRQLRNAVERAIILMDGNTLDVHHFPDVMGHVMERNRKGANPDSAPLSGNEKTSAAGTQPTRDEAARILAALRTTYGNKSAAARLLGISRGTLYNRLKALGLSEADWKGEQRLDSRAKTNPHHEGRA